One part of the Dyadobacter sp. 676 genome encodes these proteins:
- a CDS encoding patatin-like phospholipase family protein, whose protein sequence is MKTALILSGGGARGIAHVGVAQALWERGVRPDVISATSSGAFVGALLAYGYEPADILNMIRDTSFYPYLRFGIGTSGLLHLRKMEDVFCKFIPENTFEALKTPLIVTATDIISGEEVRFRTGELALPVLASCCIPGLFSPMRHEGHDLVDGGVLNNLPVEPVLGEADYIIGSHCNPFNLDKPLKRTTEVIYRSLILAMHIKTKARIAKCDLLIEPPALSRYSIFDFRKADQLFEAGYKFTKALLNDRPDLLP, encoded by the coding sequence ATGAAAACAGCACTAATCCTCTCAGGTGGAGGTGCGCGCGGGATCGCACATGTGGGCGTCGCGCAGGCATTGTGGGAGCGCGGCGTACGCCCGGATGTGATCAGCGCGACCAGTTCCGGCGCGTTCGTAGGAGCATTGCTCGCGTATGGTTATGAGCCGGCCGATATTCTGAACATGATCAGGGACACCAGTTTTTACCCTTATCTGCGGTTCGGGATCGGCACGAGCGGGCTATTGCATTTGCGGAAAATGGAAGATGTTTTCTGCAAATTCATCCCTGAAAATACATTTGAAGCACTGAAAACGCCACTTATAGTAACTGCCACCGACATTATCTCGGGCGAAGAGGTGCGTTTTCGCACCGGCGAACTGGCGTTACCGGTCCTGGCGTCATGCTGCATTCCCGGTCTTTTCAGTCCGATGCGCCATGAAGGCCACGACCTCGTCGATGGGGGCGTTTTGAACAATCTGCCCGTCGAACCGGTGCTCGGCGAGGCAGATTATATTATCGGCAGCCATTGCAATCCTTTCAACCTCGATAAACCGTTGAAACGGACCACCGAGGTCATCTATCGCAGCCTCATTCTGGCCATGCACATAAAGACCAAGGCACGCATTGCCAAATGCGACCTGCTCATCGAACCGCCCGCGTTGAGCCGTTACAGCATTTTCGATTTCAGGAAAGCAGATCAGTTGTTCGAGGCGGGTTATAAATTCACAAAAGCATTGCTGAATGACCGACCAGACCTACTTCCCTAA
- a CDS encoding vanadium-dependent haloperoxidase encodes MVKFNNLLLGMLLAVTWTACKKDESKKEIDPAVIGQVTLQMTDVMVHDVTNPPLGARFFSYACLAGYEVVALNDKQYASMKGILNDFPEIEKPKVEEYSYQLASALAMLETAKKMQPSGALLQKYQQSLIDSCKKNGFSDEVIAGSQEYALAVSKQILKYAKGDRYNKISNFPRYEPHGGPGTWYPTPPGYFPPVEPYFKTVRPFTLDSASQFRPAPPVAFSESKDSEFYKLMKLNYDDDQKAEEHRVIAAFWDCNPFALENKGHLLVGMKKISPGAHWMGITDIACRKAKTDFSKTMLINTSVAIGLMDGFMACWDEKYRSNRIRPETAIRKYIDPTWKPFLQTPPFPEYLSGHSVISTAAAVILTHYFGNNFAYTDTVEERFNLKARSFESFLAASEESGMSRFYGGIHFMDAIENGQKQGRQVGEWVVKKLGDKAMALGK; translated from the coding sequence TTGGTAAAATTCAATAACCTCCTCCTGGGAATGCTGCTGGCTGTAACGTGGACAGCCTGCAAGAAGGATGAATCAAAAAAAGAGATCGATCCGGCTGTAATAGGCCAGGTAACGTTGCAAATGACCGATGTCATGGTACACGACGTGACGAATCCGCCGCTCGGGGCCCGGTTCTTTTCATATGCCTGCCTGGCCGGATATGAGGTAGTGGCGTTGAACGACAAGCAATATGCCAGTATGAAAGGCATACTGAACGATTTTCCCGAGATCGAAAAGCCGAAAGTGGAAGAATACTCCTACCAGCTGGCTTCCGCGCTGGCCATGCTCGAAACGGCAAAGAAAATGCAGCCGTCCGGGGCCCTTCTTCAAAAATACCAGCAAAGCCTGATCGATTCCTGCAAAAAAAACGGGTTCAGCGATGAAGTAATAGCCGGTTCGCAGGAATATGCCCTGGCAGTCAGCAAACAGATTTTGAAGTATGCCAAAGGCGACCGTTACAACAAGATCAGCAACTTTCCGAGATACGAACCACACGGTGGTCCGGGAACCTGGTATCCGACGCCTCCGGGCTATTTCCCGCCGGTAGAACCCTATTTCAAAACCGTCCGGCCGTTCACTTTGGATTCGGCATCGCAGTTCCGTCCGGCGCCGCCTGTTGCGTTCTCTGAATCGAAAGATTCGGAGTTTTACAAGCTGATGAAACTCAATTATGACGACGATCAAAAAGCGGAGGAGCATCGTGTCATCGCGGCATTCTGGGACTGTAACCCGTTCGCACTGGAAAACAAAGGGCATTTATTGGTGGGGATGAAGAAAATTTCTCCGGGCGCGCACTGGATGGGCATTACCGACATTGCCTGCCGGAAAGCGAAAACCGATTTCTCCAAAACCATGCTGATCAACACCTCGGTGGCGATCGGACTAATGGACGGTTTTATGGCTTGCTGGGATGAAAAATACCGGAGCAACCGCATCCGTCCCGAAACCGCCATTCGCAAGTACATCGATCCGACCTGGAAGCCGTTCCTGCAAACGCCCCCGTTTCCGGAATACCTGAGCGGCCATTCGGTGATATCGACAGCCGCCGCCGTTATTCTTACGCATTATTTCGGGAATAATTTTGCCTATACCGATACGGTGGAAGAGCGCTTCAATCTCAAAGCGCGCTCGTTCGAATCGTTTCTCGCGGCCTCGGAAGAATCCGGAATGTCGCGGTTTTATGGAGGTATTCACTTCATGGACGCGATCGAAAACGGGCAGAAGCAAGGGCGCCAGGTAGGTGAATGGGTGGTGAAAAAGCTTGGGGACAAAGCGATGGCATTAGGGAAGTAG
- a CDS encoding RagB/SusD family nutrient uptake outer membrane protein has protein sequence MKLRYKSLLLIALLAGGLSSCDTDFLDVTPPTEIPSEEAWKDGALAEGFVTGIYAGLQQGGFSEQMLASLTDEAVFTHTGRNINTVNEGSLSPSNLGWVDATYGWSQMYQYIRAANIALANLPTATFADETLKARLKGEAYFMRAYYYQQLVRYYGSVPIIKKVYALNEDYSVPRSTWDECVKQIVSDADSAALLLDGKNPAKGRATKAAALALKSRVLLYAASDLHDMPTAKAKSAVIGAFPNPEFLGYTSGDRTARWQAAQAAAKAAMDAAGPGYKLNLTAPVSAEQGKINYISIAMAGASADKTLDASANEIIFGRYFTPSQNEGARQTGLNNGPNGYHNWAGNTPIGTLVDDYEMMDGTPFSWTNPTHKANPYVNRDPRFYATVMYDGAPWKPRPSDAKDPANQIQTGSYDLLDEKGTLFNRKGLDTRSSTIEDWNGSRTGYYMRKFIDPNPALYDNTDRQNIPWPFFRVTEVVFNYIEASIELGQDAVALEWLNKIRFRAGMPALKVSGAALREAYRHEKRIEMAYEEQRYHDARRWMIAPTTLGRPLQYITVIGKFKPGKSMKEPYHYDPTIYDYTYTPVEEKSHENRTWVDKMYYRPFSRDEMNRNAKLVQNPGYDK, from the coding sequence ATGAAATTGAGATATAAAAGTCTATTGCTAATTGCATTGCTGGCCGGGGGGCTTTCTTCATGCGATACGGATTTTCTGGATGTAACGCCGCCGACGGAAATCCCGAGCGAAGAAGCCTGGAAGGACGGCGCTTTGGCCGAAGGGTTTGTGACGGGCATTTACGCAGGCCTTCAACAGGGCGGTTTCAGCGAGCAGATGCTCGCTTCGCTCACGGACGAGGCCGTATTTACCCACACAGGCCGTAACATCAATACCGTAAACGAAGGCAGTTTGAGCCCTTCGAACCTCGGATGGGTGGATGCGACCTATGGATGGAGCCAGATGTACCAATACATCCGTGCCGCCAACATCGCCCTGGCCAACCTGCCAACGGCGACATTCGCCGATGAAACCTTGAAAGCGCGCCTCAAAGGCGAGGCATATTTTATGCGCGCTTACTACTATCAGCAGTTGGTACGCTATTACGGCAGTGTTCCCATCATCAAAAAAGTATACGCGCTGAACGAAGACTACTCCGTTCCCCGTAGTACCTGGGACGAATGTGTGAAACAAATCGTCAGCGATGCCGATAGCGCAGCCTTGTTGCTGGACGGTAAAAACCCGGCCAAAGGACGTGCTACCAAAGCCGCAGCATTGGCGCTGAAGTCGCGGGTGCTGTTGTATGCAGCGAGCGATTTGCACGATATGCCTACCGCAAAAGCGAAATCGGCCGTCATCGGGGCATTCCCGAACCCAGAGTTCCTGGGTTACACTTCGGGTGACCGTACCGCACGCTGGCAGGCGGCGCAAGCTGCCGCAAAAGCTGCCATGGACGCTGCCGGTCCGGGTTATAAGCTGAACCTGACTGCCCCGGTGTCTGCCGAGCAAGGAAAGATCAACTACATTTCCATTGCAATGGCCGGCGCCAGTGCCGACAAGACCCTGGACGCTTCCGCGAACGAGATCATTTTCGGTCGCTACTTTACGCCAAGCCAGAACGAGGGTGCACGCCAGACGGGCCTGAACAACGGTCCTAACGGCTACCACAACTGGGCAGGCAACACGCCTATCGGAACGCTGGTGGATGACTATGAAATGATGGACGGAACGCCGTTCTCCTGGACTAACCCGACACACAAGGCAAACCCTTACGTGAACCGCGATCCGCGTTTCTACGCAACGGTCATGTACGACGGCGCTCCCTGGAAACCACGCCCGTCCGACGCGAAAGACCCTGCCAACCAGATCCAGACCGGTTCTTACGACCTTTTGGATGAAAAAGGCACATTGTTCAACCGCAAAGGTCTCGATACCCGCAGCAGCACCATCGAGGACTGGAACGGAAGCCGCACCGGTTATTACATGCGCAAGTTCATCGATCCGAACCCTGCATTGTATGATAACACCGACCGCCAGAATATCCCCTGGCCGTTCTTCCGTGTGACGGAGGTCGTGTTCAATTACATCGAGGCGAGCATCGAGCTGGGCCAGGATGCGGTTGCGCTGGAATGGCTGAACAAGATCCGTTTCCGTGCCGGTATGCCTGCCTTGAAAGTGTCGGGAGCCGCTTTGAGAGAAGCCTACCGTCATGAAAAACGGATTGAAATGGCTTACGAAGAGCAGCGTTACCACGATGCCCGCCGCTGGATGATCGCCCCGACGACCCTTGGCCGTCCGCTGCAATACATTACTGTCATTGGCAAGTTCAAGCCGGGCAAGTCGATGAAGGAGCCATATCACTACGATCCGACGATTTATGATTACACCTACACGCCGGTGGAAGAGAAATCGCACGAAAACCGGACGTGGGTGGATAAGATGTACTACCGTCCGTTCAGCCGCGACGAGATGAACCGTAACGCAAAACTGGTTCAAAACCCGGGTTACGATAAATAG